A genomic segment from Hoeflea prorocentri encodes:
- a CDS encoding ABC transporter permease, whose amino-acid sequence MTENTTQAGATPNPERIKKRTGLGGALDRLLATPAGNILIAFLIIQFLCITAGLLYPDDFRYLSSSNIAIMLKAIPTLGILALGVGMLMISGEFDLSVGSIYAFTAVVCSIVIASGLTAWIAAPLLIAAGAAISMANGVVSLRFALPSFIVSLGAMLFWKGMIFFVHGAQAIRFEGSDGFRNLMAGRIGPLEMPFVWFFLLAFVFHLVLRHHSFGNHIFAVGGDRNAATANGVNPVKVKLVCFALAGSCAAFSGIISAARVGSVTPAQGGGLELQAIAACVIGGVALAGGRGSMIGVFLGSVLIYTIQDVLLLMRAPGFYLDIFVGALIVLAAIANQLVGGKGTR is encoded by the coding sequence ATGACTGAAAACACCACACAGGCCGGCGCCACGCCAAATCCCGAGCGTATAAAGAAGCGCACCGGCCTTGGCGGTGCGCTGGACAGGCTGCTGGCGACGCCGGCAGGCAATATCCTGATCGCCTTTCTGATTATCCAGTTTCTGTGCATCACGGCGGGTCTCTTATATCCGGACGATTTTCGTTACCTGTCGTCTTCGAATATCGCGATCATGCTCAAGGCGATCCCGACCCTTGGAATACTCGCCCTCGGTGTCGGCATGCTGATGATCTCCGGGGAATTCGATCTGTCGGTGGGATCGATCTACGCCTTTACCGCTGTCGTGTGTTCCATCGTTATTGCATCGGGCCTGACAGCATGGATTGCCGCCCCGCTGCTGATTGCGGCCGGTGCGGCGATCAGCATGGCGAACGGCGTCGTGTCGTTGCGGTTCGCGCTTCCATCGTTCATCGTGTCGCTGGGAGCAATGCTCTTCTGGAAGGGGATGATTTTCTTTGTGCATGGTGCACAGGCCATTCGCTTCGAGGGTTCGGACGGCTTCCGCAACCTGATGGCCGGGCGCATCGGGCCTCTCGAAATGCCATTTGTGTGGTTCTTTCTCCTGGCCTTTGTCTTCCACCTTGTTTTGCGCCACCACTCTTTCGGCAATCACATATTTGCAGTCGGCGGCGACCGTAATGCAGCGACCGCCAACGGCGTCAATCCGGTCAAGGTCAAGCTCGTGTGTTTCGCGCTGGCGGGCAGTTGTGCGGCTTTTTCGGGCATTATCAGCGCAGCGCGGGTCGGAAGCGTGACGCCGGCCCAGGGCGGCGGGCTTGAACTTCAGGCAATTGCCGCCTGCGTGATCGGCGGCGTGGCGCTCGCCGGCGGACGCGGATCGATGATTGGCGTTTTTCTCGGTTCGGTACTGATCTACACCATTCAGGACGTTCTGCTGCTGATGCGCGCGCCGGGCTTTTATCTCGATATCTTCGTCGGTGCGTTGATTGTGCTGGCAGCCATTGCCAACCAGCTGGTTGGCGGAAAGGGCACACGATGA
- a CDS encoding ATP-binding cassette domain-containing protein — protein MNQSQTPLIEVRNISKRYGNLEALRGVDFHISPNEIVGLLGDNGAGKSTLVKLLSGINPPSGGDVLAFGKPASLNSRQDAEAIGIETIYQDMAVVGEMEIWRNMFLGRELRGPLGFLREREMKDITMRELSSGVDISGIDSADQMVGSLSGGQRQAVAIARAVHFRKSILLLDEPTSALSVRETNKLLEYIDGLRDKGTSAAFVTHNIYHAYSICDRFVVMSHGSKVHDVVKGDTSVEDLTQMVINS, from the coding sequence ATGAACCAGAGCCAGACACCGCTTATCGAAGTTCGCAACATCTCCAAACGCTACGGCAATCTGGAAGCTCTGCGCGGGGTGGATTTCCACATCTCTCCAAATGAGATTGTCGGCCTCCTGGGTGACAACGGCGCCGGCAAAAGCACGCTAGTCAAACTTCTTTCCGGCATCAATCCGCCGTCCGGCGGGGACGTGCTGGCTTTTGGAAAGCCTGCATCCCTCAACAGCCGTCAGGACGCCGAAGCCATCGGTATCGAGACGATCTATCAGGATATGGCGGTCGTCGGCGAGATGGAGATCTGGCGGAACATGTTCCTGGGGCGCGAATTGCGCGGTCCGCTCGGCTTCCTAAGGGAGCGCGAGATGAAAGACATCACGATGCGTGAGCTTTCCTCGGGCGTCGATATTTCGGGTATCGACTCAGCCGACCAGATGGTCGGTTCTCTGTCGGGCGGACAAAGACAGGCCGTTGCAATTGCAAGGGCAGTTCATTTCCGCAAATCAATCCTGCTTCTGGACGAGCCGACCAGTGCGCTCTCGGTCCGGGAAACCAATAAACTGCTTGAGTATATTGACGGTCTTCGCGACAAGGGAACGTCAGCCGCTTTCGTCACGCACAATATCTATCATGCCTATAGTATATGCGACCGGTTCGTCGTCATGAGTCACGGCAGCAAGGTTCATGATGTGGTGAAGGGCGACACGAGCGTTGAAGACCTTACTCAAATGGTGATCAATTCATGA